A window of Photobacterium sp. GJ3 contains these coding sequences:
- a CDS encoding MFS transporter, translating into MVSQSQAALLSKRRFFPYFLTQALGAFNDNIYKNVLLILIAFAAPNALPFESDFAINLAAGIFILPFFLFSATAGVLADTYDKAFIMRKVKLAEILIMSMAAIAFWAENYLVLLLLLFLMGAQSAFFGPAKYALLPQHLKKEELVSGNALVETGTFLAILLGTLLAGIIANQEQARIIAAVAVVAFAVLGYFSSRFIPDAKPSGTPAPFRWQPIRQTKKTLSIAAKDKLVLQCVLGISWFWFLGASYLTQFPNFAKLHLGGNAAAVSVLLTLFSIGIAIGSLLCDRLSGHRIEPGIVPLGCLGITIFGADLALATPDIAPMSESVWAFLTQPDLLRVFFSLTMLGVSGGIYIVPLYAMMQNRAAPEERAQVIAANNIWNAIFMVCSAITAIVFLSVLSLSIPYFFLFLAGMNLLVLVYIYLQAPDFFWRFLVWIVSHTMYRVSHRQLEHIPKEGGALIVCNHVSYMDALLLAGACPRPIRFIMDEAIFKMPLIKTFCSACKVIPIAAKDRRSIQKAFEEVEYYLSQGELVCIFPEGKLTHDGEIGPFMRGIDLILRRSPAPVIPMALQGLWGSYFSREGGKALVKWPKRFWSRVTIVAGEPVNAQEATSGNLRETVMALRGEAR; encoded by the coding sequence ATGGTCAGTCAGTCTCAAGCTGCGCTGCTGTCAAAGCGCCGTTTCTTCCCTTATTTTCTGACACAGGCACTGGGGGCATTCAACGATAATATCTATAAGAATGTCTTGCTGATTCTCATTGCCTTTGCTGCACCGAACGCTTTACCGTTTGAATCAGATTTCGCGATTAATCTTGCTGCCGGAATATTCATTCTGCCCTTCTTTCTCTTCTCGGCCACCGCAGGGGTGCTGGCAGATACCTACGACAAAGCCTTCATCATGCGAAAGGTCAAACTGGCAGAAATCCTGATTATGTCGATGGCTGCCATCGCATTTTGGGCTGAAAATTATCTCGTTCTGCTTCTGCTGCTTTTTCTGATGGGTGCACAGTCTGCCTTCTTTGGTCCGGCCAAGTATGCCCTGCTGCCACAGCACCTGAAGAAAGAAGAATTGGTTTCCGGCAATGCACTGGTGGAAACCGGGACATTTCTGGCCATTCTGCTGGGGACACTGCTTGCCGGTATCATTGCCAATCAGGAGCAAGCCAGAATCATTGCGGCGGTCGCCGTGGTTGCCTTTGCAGTACTCGGATACTTCAGTTCACGATTTATCCCGGATGCGAAACCCAGCGGCACACCAGCACCATTTCGCTGGCAACCCATTCGCCAGACCAAAAAAACACTTTCAATTGCGGCGAAAGACAAACTGGTGCTGCAATGTGTGCTTGGGATCAGCTGGTTCTGGTTTCTCGGCGCCAGCTATCTGACCCAGTTCCCCAACTTTGCCAAGCTGCATCTGGGTGGCAATGCGGCAGCGGTTTCCGTACTGCTGACGCTATTTTCTATCGGGATTGCCATCGGCTCGCTCTTGTGTGATCGCTTGTCTGGCCACCGGATTGAGCCGGGCATTGTTCCGCTGGGCTGTCTGGGGATTACGATTTTCGGTGCCGACCTGGCCTTAGCCACACCGGATATTGCGCCGATGTCTGAGTCAGTGTGGGCCTTCCTGACCCAACCTGATTTACTGCGTGTTTTCTTCTCGCTCACCATGCTGGGCGTATCCGGCGGGATTTACATTGTGCCTTTGTACGCCATGATGCAAAACCGTGCTGCCCCGGAAGAACGAGCTCAGGTCATCGCCGCCAACAACATCTGGAACGCGATTTTCATGGTTTGCAGTGCGATTACGGCCATTGTTTTCCTGTCTGTGCTTTCACTGTCCATCCCATATTTCTTCCTGTTTCTGGCCGGTATGAACCTACTGGTGCTGGTTTATATCTACCTGCAGGCACCGGACTTTTTCTGGCGTTTTCTGGTGTGGATTGTCAGTCACACCATGTACCGCGTCAGCCATCGCCAGCTGGAGCATATTCCCAAAGAAGGCGGTGCATTGATTGTCTGTAACCATGTCAGCTATATGGATGCCCTGTTGCTGGCCGGTGCCTGTCCGCGCCCAATCCGCTTTATTATGGATGAAGCGATTTTCAAGATGCCGCTGATTAAAACCTTTTGCAGCGCCTGTAAAGTCATTCCGATTGCCGCAAAAGATCGGCGCTCCATCCAGAAGGCCTTTGAAGAAGTCGAGTACTATCTCTCTCAAGGGGAACTGGTGTGTATCTTCCCGGAAGGCAAACTGACCCACGACGGTGAGATTGGCCCCTTCATGCGCGGCATTGATCTGATCCTGAGGCGCTCCCCTGCGCCTGTCATTCCAATGGCCCTTCAGGGCTTGTGGGGCAGTTATTTCAGTCGTGAAGGCGGGAAAGCTCTGGTCAAATGGCCGAAACGATTCTGGTCGCGTGTCACCATTGTCGCTGGCGAACCTGTCAATGCACAGGAAGCCACCAGCGGCAACCTTCGTGAAACCGTCATGGCATTGCGGGGAGAAGCGCGCTAA
- a CDS encoding TetR/AcrR family transcriptional regulator gives MARRNDHTREELIRMTLEQVKKFLSEHPHHELSLRKVAAMIGYVPSTLVNVFGNYNLLLLHAVAQTLDELFAEAEKEMQKANSTKDALRKLAYCYLNFASAHPYRWQLIFQHTMNGEELPDWQSERINSMTSMLEGLIRQLIPDQSEKAVTEASRVLWAGVHGITLLTVDDKLFTSSPVDGKALIDNLLDTYLSVWQV, from the coding sequence ATGGCAAGACGAAACGACCACACACGGGAAGAACTGATCCGCATGACGCTGGAGCAAGTCAAAAAATTCCTGAGTGAACATCCGCATCACGAGCTGAGTTTAAGAAAAGTCGCGGCAATGATCGGCTACGTGCCCAGCACTTTAGTCAACGTATTCGGCAATTACAACCTGCTGCTTCTCCATGCGGTCGCTCAAACACTGGATGAGCTTTTTGCCGAAGCTGAAAAAGAAATGCAAAAAGCAAATTCAACCAAAGATGCCCTGCGCAAGCTGGCATATTGCTATCTGAATTTTGCCTCAGCCCATCCGTATCGCTGGCAACTCATTTTTCAGCACACCATGAATGGGGAAGAACTGCCCGACTGGCAAAGTGAACGCATCAATAGCATGACCAGCATGCTGGAAGGGCTGATTCGTCAATTGATTCCCGATCAGTCGGAAAAAGCCGTCACGGAAGCCAGCCGGGTCCTGTGGGCTGGCGTCCACGGCATCACACTGCTGACCGTTGACGATAAACTGTTCACGTCATCCCCTGTGGATGGCAAAGCACTGATTGATAACCTGCTCGACACCTATCTCAGTGTCTGGCAAGTCTAA
- a CDS encoding TM2 domain-containing protein → MQERMHQNTHSKLIGYLLWIFGFTGAHRFYYGKPVTGTLWFLTLGLLGIGWLIDLFLIPGMDKEADLRFQSGTLDFNIAWLLLTFLGVFGVHRMYMGKWLTGIIYLLTFGFFLIGVLIDFWTLNEQVSVENSKRNG, encoded by the coding sequence ATGCAAGAGAGAATGCATCAGAACACCCATAGTAAACTGATTGGGTATTTGCTTTGGATTTTTGGGTTTACCGGCGCACACCGCTTTTATTACGGCAAACCAGTCACCGGTACTCTCTGGTTTCTGACCCTTGGATTGCTGGGCATCGGCTGGCTGATCGACCTGTTCCTCATTCCGGGCATGGATAAAGAAGCCGATTTGCGCTTTCAAAGCGGCACACTGGACTTTAACATTGCCTGGCTGCTGCTCACTTTCTTAGGTGTCTTCGGCGTCCACCGAATGTATATGGGGAAATGGCTGACCGGCATCATCTATCTGCTGACGTTTGGCTTTTTCCTCATTGGCGTGCTCATCGACTTTTGGACACTCAATGAACAGGTCTCCGTCGAGAATTCGAAAAGAAACGGATAA
- a CDS encoding Tim44 domain-containing protein: MKRFITMFTLLIAVSFTAPHAEAKKFGGSKSLGKSYKTAPAQKQQPQQTDTIGKQTPASSSSKKGLMGGLLGGLLAGGLLAAFFGGAFEGIQFMDILIFGLIAFLIFKFLKGMRKAKPTAMGHQQAYAGDSPQQNGQFRQQAEGFQSGATAQPQYQSTDSDVPFNLPPGFEMSAFLNGAREHYRTLQGAWNHNELETIREYVSPALFDDLKAERAKLSGEQHTEVMFVDADLVRADYDANTAHLSVKFSGRYQDRQEGVEEDITDIWHLERDLTAPNAPWLIVGIQA; this comes from the coding sequence ATGAAACGCTTTATCACCATGTTTACGCTGTTGATTGCAGTATCATTTACTGCTCCTCACGCAGAAGCGAAAAAATTTGGCGGCAGCAAGTCGCTGGGTAAAAGTTACAAAACGGCGCCGGCTCAGAAACAGCAGCCGCAGCAAACGGATACAATCGGCAAGCAAACGCCAGCGTCTTCCTCGTCTAAAAAAGGACTGATGGGCGGCTTACTGGGTGGTTTGCTGGCGGGTGGCCTGCTGGCAGCATTCTTCGGTGGCGCATTTGAAGGGATCCAGTTTATGGATATCCTGATCTTTGGTTTGATTGCTTTCCTGATTTTCAAGTTCCTGAAAGGGATGCGCAAGGCAAAGCCAACAGCGATGGGGCACCAGCAGGCGTATGCGGGGGATTCTCCGCAGCAGAACGGTCAGTTCCGTCAGCAGGCTGAGGGTTTCCAGAGCGGCGCAACAGCGCAACCGCAATATCAGTCAACAGACAGCGATGTTCCGTTTAATCTGCCGCCAGGGTTTGAGATGAGCGCATTTCTGAACGGTGCACGAGAGCATTACCGTACATTGCAAGGCGCATGGAACCACAATGAGCTGGAAACGATTCGTGAATATGTGAGTCCGGCGCTGTTTGATGACCTGAAAGCAGAGCGTGCGAAACTGAGCGGTGAGCAGCACACTGAAGTCATGTTTGTGGATGCTGACCTGGTTCGTGCGGACTACGATGCAAACACAGCACATCTGAGCGTGAAGTTCTCTGGTCGTTATCAGGATCGTCAGGAAGGTGTTGAAGAAGATATTACTGATATCTGGCACCTGGAGCGCGACCTGACCGCGCCAAATGCACCTTGGTTGATTGTGGGCATTCAGGCTTAA
- a CDS encoding TIGR02647 family protein translates to MAFTPELIQELDLLVKFPMHSDMEGIKVHQEAGTAMISAAQRLYEKGLVTQPDGGYLTHSGHQALEHAKSAIRILSGKMDV, encoded by the coding sequence ATGGCATTCACCCCTGAATTGATTCAAGAACTTGACCTGCTGGTGAAGTTTCCCATGCACAGTGACATGGAGGGCATTAAAGTTCATCAGGAAGCTGGCACCGCCATGATCTCTGCCGCCCAGCGGTTGTATGAGAAGGGATTGGTCACTCAGCCAGACGGTGGCTATCTGACGCATTCAGGGCATCAGGCACTGGAACATGCGAAATCTGCGATTCGGATTTTATCCGGTAAAATGGACGTTTGA
- a CDS encoding YkgJ family cysteine cluster protein, translated as MDCRLGCGACCIAPSISSPIPGMPNGKPAGVRCIQLNENNLCKLFGKNERPAVCHQFKPCPDLCGKTNAQALSNLTELERISNVHFTG; from the coding sequence ATGGATTGTCGTTTAGGGTGTGGCGCCTGTTGTATTGCCCCGAGTATTTCTTCGCCAATTCCGGGCATGCCGAATGGCAAACCCGCTGGTGTCCGGTGTATTCAACTCAATGAAAACAACCTCTGCAAACTTTTCGGCAAAAACGAAAGACCCGCCGTTTGCCATCAGTTCAAACCCTGCCCAGACCTTTGCGGGAAAACAAACGCGCAAGCCCTGTCAAACCTGACAGAGCTTGAACGGATTTCAAACGTCCATTTTACCGGATAA